One stretch of Alcaligenes faecalis DNA includes these proteins:
- a CDS encoding alpha/beta hydrolase: protein MSRLLPLELPPAGGHPHHVLLRLPDEKPAQGPLPLLCLLDGQWTLPLLEESGHPALQHCAILSLGYQGERDQITRYRALDYTPPGPDGGLWEDPRVPQWQAGGAPAMIEQVRMALALAQRMEPALTRSRISLYGHSYAGLFVLYALSQHSLPIQHYLCASPSLWWRDPLIWTLLEQLGKPVQVDILAGASEAWYPLSAQAAGPEGRKNGVPTLPAMQKLQAQLQAQGMQANLHVLPGAGHGHVLAQATLRALELACGAA, encoded by the coding sequence ATGTCTCGTCTGCTTCCACTGGAACTGCCGCCTGCAGGCGGCCATCCCCATCACGTCTTGCTGCGCCTGCCGGACGAAAAGCCTGCACAAGGCCCCCTGCCTTTGCTGTGCCTGCTCGATGGTCAGTGGACCTTGCCCTTGCTGGAAGAAAGCGGTCACCCCGCCTTGCAGCACTGTGCGATTCTGTCGCTGGGCTACCAGGGCGAGCGCGATCAGATCACTCGGTATCGCGCCCTGGACTACACCCCGCCCGGCCCGGACGGTGGTTTATGGGAAGACCCGCGCGTTCCCCAATGGCAAGCGGGTGGCGCGCCCGCCATGATCGAACAAGTGCGCATGGCGCTGGCCTTGGCCCAAAGAATGGAGCCCGCACTGACCCGTTCGCGCATCAGCCTGTACGGCCATTCCTACGCCGGTCTGTTCGTGCTGTATGCCCTTAGCCAGCACAGTCTGCCCATCCAGCACTACCTGTGCGCCAGCCCTTCTTTGTGGTGGCGCGATCCCCTGATCTGGACCTTGCTGGAGCAGTTGGGCAAGCCGGTGCAGGTGGATATTCTGGCCGGTGCCTCCGAGGCCTGGTATCCGCTTAGCGCTCAGGCAGCGGGACCGGAAGGACGCAAAAATGGCGTGCCTACCCTGCCCGCCATGCAAAAACTGCAAGCGCAATTGCAAGCTCAAGGCATGCAGGCAAACTTGCATGTTCTGCCCGGAGCCGGTCACGGCCATGTTCTGGCCCAAGCCACCCTGCGGGCGCTGGAACTGGCCTGCGGCGCGGCTTAG
- a CDS encoding multidrug effflux MFS transporter, producing the protein MNYRKLTLVLAALAMLGPFATDAYLPSFHRIGVEFSVDQSMVQQTLSLYLFGFAFMSLFWGMLSDSFGRRPVILASLILFLIGSVGSALAPSFSWLLFFRLIQGCSAGAGRVVGQALARDCVQGVQAQRLFAHITMVFSLAPALAPVMGGYLSSYSGWRSVFWMLTVLSVGLIALCWRQLPETLPVASRQPLKLWVILANYARALSNGRFVLAISAIACAFGGFALYISSAASFVIGVLGLTETAFAWLFLPFIGGMLGGSILNARFAEKLAPARMIRLGLSIMLAGATFNTVYNLLFQAEVPWAVMPIFVYAFGMSMALPGMTVVTLGTFPTMRGLASSVQSAWQMLLFATVSGVVAPLLFDSGLLLALGMLSAAALSAGFWWCSQFRSKSTKASA; encoded by the coding sequence ATGAATTACCGCAAGCTGACCTTGGTGTTGGCGGCGTTGGCGATGCTGGGGCCTTTTGCTACCGATGCCTATCTGCCGTCATTTCACCGTATCGGTGTTGAATTTTCCGTTGACCAGTCAATGGTTCAGCAGACCTTAAGTCTGTATCTGTTTGGCTTTGCCTTCATGAGCCTGTTCTGGGGCATGTTGTCCGACAGTTTCGGGCGGCGTCCCGTGATTCTGGCCTCCCTGATCCTGTTCCTGATCGGGTCCGTGGGCTCGGCGCTGGCCCCCAGCTTTTCCTGGCTGTTGTTCTTTCGTTTGATCCAGGGCTGTTCGGCTGGTGCAGGGCGGGTCGTCGGTCAGGCCCTGGCGCGCGACTGTGTGCAAGGGGTGCAGGCCCAGCGCTTGTTTGCCCACATCACCATGGTGTTCAGTTTGGCGCCCGCGCTCGCTCCGGTAATGGGAGGCTATTTAAGCAGCTATTCGGGTTGGCGTTCTGTGTTCTGGATGCTGACGGTGCTGAGCGTCGGCCTGATTGCGCTGTGCTGGCGGCAACTGCCTGAAACCTTGCCCGTGGCCTCGCGCCAGCCTTTGAAGCTGTGGGTGATTCTGGCCAATTACGCACGCGCCTTGAGCAATGGCCGCTTTGTGCTGGCCATCTCCGCAATTGCCTGTGCGTTTGGTGGTTTTGCCTTGTACATTTCGTCCGCTGCCAGCTTTGTGATTGGTGTGCTGGGCCTGACAGAAACCGCCTTTGCCTGGCTGTTCCTGCCCTTTATTGGCGGTATGTTGGGCGGTTCTATCCTGAATGCCCGCTTTGCCGAGAAGCTGGCCCCGGCACGCATGATTCGTCTGGGCCTGTCCATCATGCTGGCTGGAGCGACGTTCAACACCGTGTACAACCTGCTGTTCCAGGCTGAAGTGCCTTGGGCCGTGATGCCGATTTTTGTGTACGCCTTTGGCATGTCCATGGCCTTGCCGGGCATGACGGTGGTGACCTTGGGCACCTTCCCCACCATGCGCGGCCTGGCCTCTTCGGTACAAAGTGCCTGGCAAATGCTCTTGTTTGCCACCGTGTCCGGTGTGGTGGCTCCGCTGCTGTTCGATAGCGGCTTGTTGCTGGCCCTGGGCATGTTGTCGGCGGCTGCCTTGTCGGCCGGGTTCTGGTGGTGCAGCCAGTTCCGCTCCAAATCTACCAAGGCGTCCGCCTAA
- a CDS encoding ABC transporter substrate-binding protein: MNILRHLLLSLTLLLPLGVQAQPIEVTDAMGRTVTLPGPAKRVVLTQARHFQVLALVHPEPATLIAGWSDEFKTSFSNEYNTYLKRYPQLANIPVVGRHTADTFSVEQALALRPDLVVLTAAFAGLTPGQDTRDSALIQRLTAAKVPVIVIDFFVNPLENTVPSLRALGYAVGEKERTDEFIQFYEEHMQGVAQRLADLPKEDHPPVFVHAHAGSTDCCNSPGAGTFNDMISYAGGHNIGADVLKSSTGKLNFEYIHSRAPVVYVATGTGAGKRTTSGGLAIGTGVSEEQARKSLQAIIDGNRLQALPAVRSGNSHGIWHAFNDSPLHMIFIEALATWIHPDRFEGVSALKTLEEVNQRFLTVPMEGTYMIDLKPAP; this comes from the coding sequence ATGAACATCCTGCGCCACCTGCTGTTGTCGCTGACCTTGCTCTTGCCTTTGGGCGTGCAGGCCCAGCCCATCGAAGTTACCGATGCCATGGGTCGTACCGTTACCCTGCCCGGCCCGGCCAAGCGCGTTGTGCTGACCCAGGCACGCCACTTCCAGGTGCTGGCTCTGGTCCACCCGGAACCAGCCACCCTGATTGCAGGCTGGTCAGACGAGTTCAAGACCTCCTTTTCCAACGAATACAACACCTATCTGAAGCGCTACCCGCAACTGGCCAATATTCCTGTTGTGGGTCGCCATACCGCGGATACCTTCTCGGTCGAACAGGCCCTGGCCCTGCGCCCGGATCTGGTGGTGCTGACGGCTGCCTTTGCCGGCCTGACACCCGGTCAGGACACACGCGATTCGGCACTGATCCAGCGTCTGACCGCCGCCAAAGTGCCCGTCATCGTGATCGACTTCTTTGTAAATCCACTGGAAAACACCGTGCCCAGCCTGCGCGCATTGGGTTACGCCGTGGGTGAGAAAGAACGCACCGACGAATTCATTCAGTTCTACGAAGAACACATGCAAGGCGTGGCCCAGCGACTGGCCGATCTCCCCAAGGAAGATCACCCGCCTGTGTTCGTGCACGCCCATGCAGGCAGCACGGACTGCTGCAACTCTCCCGGTGCAGGCACCTTTAACGACATGATCAGCTATGCAGGCGGCCACAATATTGGCGCGGATGTCCTGAAAAGCTCCACCGGCAAGCTGAACTTTGAGTACATCCACTCCCGCGCTCCTGTGGTCTATGTGGCCACGGGCACAGGCGCAGGCAAGCGCACCACCTCCGGTGGATTGGCCATTGGCACAGGCGTCAGCGAAGAACAGGCCCGTAAAAGCTTACAGGCCATTATCGATGGCAACCGTCTGCAAGCCTTGCCAGCCGTGCGCAGCGGCAATAGCCACGGCATCTGGCACGCCTTCAACGATTCGCCTTTGCACATGATTTTCATTGAGGCCTTGGCAACCTGGATTCACCCGGATCGTTTTGAAGGGGTCTCGGCCTTGAAAACGCTGGAAGAGGTGAACCAGCGCTTTCTGACCGTACCCATGGAAGGCACCTACATGATTGATCTGAAGCCCGCCCCCTAA
- a CDS encoding alpha/beta hydrolase codes for MDFLSPLGRQYRLTLAWPDAPAPVDGWPLLCVLDLPQFEAVQATCEKQAPQACAVLGIGYGGEVWRDQDFTPALNGEAGHAPDFLAMMQDVFLPWAYAQAPLNAQRRLLCGHSLGGLFALQLLYQQPELFDALVVSSPSVWWGEGYLARLLAQPLPKAALTMPVQFSVGEFEQSLGPAEEAMPEDKRELRRLRLQERRMVDGTRELAQALAQQQGGEPRFRIVPGCNHSQSGLAALPQACLEWLAD; via the coding sequence TTGGATTTTCTTTCCCCATTGGGCCGACAGTATCGTCTGACTTTGGCCTGGCCGGACGCGCCAGCGCCTGTAGATGGTTGGCCATTGCTGTGTGTGCTTGATCTACCGCAATTTGAAGCGGTGCAGGCCACCTGTGAAAAGCAGGCTCCACAAGCCTGTGCCGTGCTGGGGATAGGTTATGGCGGGGAGGTCTGGCGCGATCAGGACTTCACGCCCGCGCTGAATGGGGAAGCGGGCCATGCGCCGGATTTTCTGGCCATGATGCAGGACGTGTTCTTGCCCTGGGCTTATGCTCAAGCGCCCTTGAATGCGCAGCGGCGTCTGCTCTGTGGCCATTCCCTGGGTGGCCTGTTTGCCTTGCAACTGCTGTATCAGCAGCCGGAATTGTTCGATGCGCTGGTAGTGTCCAGCCCTTCGGTCTGGTGGGGAGAGGGCTATCTGGCTCGATTGCTGGCTCAACCCTTGCCTAAAGCTGCCTTGACGATGCCCGTACAGTTCTCCGTTGGCGAGTTCGAGCAAAGCCTGGGCCCGGCAGAAGAAGCCATGCCTGAGGACAAGCGCGAGCTGCGTCGTCTGCGTTTGCAAGAGCGCCGCATGGTGGATGGCACCCGCGAACTGGCGCAGGCTTTGGCGCAGCAACAAGGTGGTGAGCCGCGTTTTCGCATCGTGCCGGGCTGTAATCACAGTCAGTCCGGTTTGGCCGCCTTGCCGCAAGCTTGTCTGGAATGGCTGGCTGATTAG
- a CDS encoding DMT family transporter, whose product MPGTALFSMLVAVFAGSAVPFQAASNAVLGKVLGHPLWATLVSLCISAALVLPTIWLMRAPAPLTAQLAHAPWWVWTGGIGGVIYISAALILTPRMGAASFIVCVVAGQMLSSMLIDHYGLMGLTPRPVHMGRIVGVLLILAGMGLVQWFTPSVPAAAENKSATADHSGALESNPSVAQSAGAESSTRS is encoded by the coding sequence ATGCCCGGTACCGCTTTGTTCAGTATGTTGGTGGCTGTCTTTGCTGGATCAGCCGTGCCGTTTCAAGCCGCCAGCAATGCCGTTCTGGGTAAAGTCCTGGGGCATCCGCTATGGGCCACGCTGGTCTCGCTCTGTATCAGTGCAGCCCTGGTGTTGCCCACAATCTGGCTGATGCGCGCCCCCGCTCCCCTGACTGCACAACTGGCGCACGCCCCCTGGTGGGTATGGACGGGCGGGATTGGCGGCGTCATTTACATCAGCGCCGCCCTGATTCTGACGCCACGCATGGGCGCCGCCAGCTTTATTGTCTGTGTGGTGGCCGGGCAAATGCTCAGCTCCATGCTGATCGACCACTACGGTTTGATGGGCCTGACCCCGCGCCCTGTGCATATGGGACGCATAGTGGGCGTGCTGCTGATTTTGGCCGGCATGGGCCTGGTGCAATGGTTTACGCCTTCGGTGCCTGCTGCGGCTGAAAACAAAAGCGCCACTGCAGATCACAGTGGCGCTCTGGAAAGCAATCCAAGCGTGGCTCAAAGCGCAGGCGCTGAAAGCAGCACCCGCTCTTGA
- a CDS encoding ABC transporter ATP-binding protein: MLEVHDLSLSYGKREILSKLTIEPLQPGQLVALLGPNGSGKSTLLKSLAGLLKPTTGKILLDGQELSGVSFEQRAQKVVYLPQSLPASVHLRVFESVLVAANASAPGGHARDVDHDHIMHILQRLGIAHLSMHYLDQLSGGQKQLVGLAQALIRKPTLLLLDEPLSALDLNYQFHVMDLLAQETHDNNLITLIVLHDLNVALRHSDYALMIEGGGLLAQGEPSKVITPNSLAQAYGVRARVESCSQGTLQIIIDGLQEPVL; encoded by the coding sequence ATGCTTGAAGTCCACGATCTGAGCCTGTCTTACGGCAAACGCGAAATCCTGTCCAAGCTGACCATCGAGCCTTTGCAGCCCGGTCAGCTGGTGGCTTTGCTGGGCCCCAATGGCAGCGGCAAATCCACCCTGCTCAAGTCCCTGGCGGGGCTGCTCAAGCCCACCACCGGCAAGATCCTGCTGGACGGCCAGGAACTGAGCGGCGTCAGCTTCGAGCAGCGCGCCCAAAAAGTGGTGTACCTGCCCCAGTCCCTGCCCGCCTCGGTCCACCTGCGTGTGTTTGAATCCGTACTGGTAGCGGCCAATGCCTCGGCCCCCGGCGGCCATGCCCGCGATGTGGATCACGACCACATCATGCACATTCTGCAGCGTCTGGGCATTGCGCACTTGTCCATGCATTATCTGGATCAGCTCTCGGGTGGCCAGAAGCAATTAGTGGGCCTGGCACAGGCCTTGATCCGCAAGCCGACCTTGCTGCTGCTGGACGAACCCTTGTCTGCTCTGGACCTGAACTACCAATTCCACGTGATGGATTTGCTGGCCCAGGAAACCCACGACAATAATCTGATCACCCTGATCGTGCTGCATGATCTGAACGTGGCCCTGCGCCACAGCGACTATGCGCTGATGATCGAAGGCGGTGGTCTGCTGGCACAAGGCGAGCCTTCCAAGGTAATTACCCCCAACTCGCTGGCCCAGGCCTATGGTGTCCGTGCCCGCGTGGAAAGCTGCTCGCAAGGCACCTTGCAAATCATTATCGACGGGCTGCAAGAGCCTGTGCTGTGA
- a CDS encoding FecCD family ABC transporter permease, with protein MSTSAVPAPALADYQHILRRRWLLVGALVLVILASIVADFMLGPSGLSLGELSHALFNPEQSDPTTRVIVWEIRLPYALMAMAIGLALGLSGAEMQTILNNPLASPFTLGISSAAAFGASLAIVLDLSIPGIPQAWTIAANAFIFALLSALLLDAVARWGAMSTANLVLFGIALVFSFNALVSLVQFVASAEALQGLVFWTMGSLSRSSWGKVGIMLAVFALILPLSLRDTWKLTALRLGEDRATSFGINVSRLRLVSLLRISLLAALAVSFVGTIGFVGLIAPHIARRLFGEDHRFYLPGSALVGGVILSLASIASKNIVPGIIIPVGIVTSLVGVPFFLGVVLRRQIK; from the coding sequence ATGTCCACATCTGCTGTTCCGGCCCCTGCGCTGGCCGACTATCAACACATCCTCAGACGTCGCTGGCTCCTGGTTGGAGCCCTGGTTCTTGTGATTCTGGCCTCGATTGTGGCCGATTTCATGTTGGGGCCCTCGGGTCTTAGCCTGGGAGAACTGAGCCACGCACTGTTCAACCCGGAACAGTCCGACCCGACCACGCGCGTCATCGTCTGGGAAATCCGCCTGCCTTATGCCTTGATGGCCATGGCCATTGGTTTGGCGCTGGGCCTGTCCGGCGCGGAAATGCAGACCATCCTGAATAACCCGCTGGCCAGTCCCTTTACCTTGGGGATTTCCTCGGCAGCGGCTTTTGGCGCATCCCTGGCCATTGTGCTGGACCTGTCGATTCCCGGCATTCCGCAAGCCTGGACCATTGCCGCCAACGCCTTCATTTTTGCGCTGCTGTCCGCCTTGCTGCTGGACGCAGTCGCCCGCTGGGGCGCCATGAGCACCGCCAATCTGGTGCTGTTTGGTATTGCGCTGGTGTTCTCCTTTAACGCACTGGTTTCGCTGGTGCAGTTTGTGGCCAGCGCCGAAGCCCTGCAAGGGCTGGTGTTCTGGACCATGGGCAGCCTGTCGCGCTCCTCCTGGGGCAAGGTCGGCATCATGCTGGCGGTGTTTGCGCTGATTCTGCCGCTGTCCCTGCGCGATACCTGGAAACTGACCGCCCTGCGTCTGGGTGAAGACCGAGCCACCAGCTTTGGTATCAATGTCTCACGCCTGCGTCTGGTGTCCCTGCTGCGTATCAGCTTGCTGGCAGCGCTGGCCGTGTCCTTTGTGGGCACCATCGGCTTTGTGGGCCTGATTGCACCGCATATCGCACGCCGTCTGTTTGGTGAAGATCACCGTTTCTACCTGCCCGGCAGTGCGCTGGTCGGTGGCGTGATTCTGTCGCTGGCCTCGATTGCCTCGAAAAACATTGTGCCCGGCATTATTATTCCGGTCGGCATTGTCACCTCGCTGGTGGGTGTGCCCTTCTTCCTGGGCGTTGTGCTGCGACGCCAAATAAAGTGA
- a CDS encoding helicase-related protein has protein sequence MAARRASSVSDSPVPTQAGLLLHPQWLDYPRLEGVARQVAKKARFQDRAGIRRVWLKAWRLPQDAAFFNQIIAAELGLKDADQRLESQGVPEVVIRTLRLLYQMSADKLEADIYEVLREQLLEQRGQLAGAIASQSLPLSENWPEAERAPRLQALVQAWQSLPLAQTYLWQLQAEQRDRDQRAQRWEQAQKEREQARQKEQNDKQRKFDQAQERLTAWLKEQGCEPQRITLEAFEGLQAGEPAHWFMTVYGRNASAAVLTQEFKLDAEQQEFLLQAQAQRQERQREQRQQRWAWEQECIGSEETMALLGITRQEYELWLADRRLPSTKLEVRGGAAGGRDRVAHHPDLLVAIDQNQIEQWREQHASTLSNRERAQYQRAADRARTQWRQQQVLNQIKKQEECDYEIDPEDPLRLWWHKDLWLAVNVPVAGERQHWRANVRMQAAVPLPRTGSELDRLPARVTVLFNTAAQNRLSQRLEDSLDAFLQTQRPLIDGSSFLELAKALRMALEEGIEQKEIEAGDFEKRLLNGPVRRILESVEQQRAQDLMRLGDFPEMFSLARGIRRHLVFRLGPTNSGKTHEALEALMEARSGVYLAPLRLLAMEVRDRLMNAGIPCNLVTGEERVMVPGAQHTACTVEMMDPTMEVRVAVLDEIQMLQDEQRGWAWTAALVGVPARTLFVCGDASVLRPCERLVRSMEETMELEFTERKTPLEVMPYPVDPPRATGKQGRQEAPWRGRKDRQREAQGVSKGDAVVAFTRKDVLTLSARYRAQGWKVATIYGALAPEVRRTESERFSQGEADVLVATDAIGMGLNLPIRRVLFSTVHKFDGRSMRALNATEVRQIAGRAGRYGLYPKGYVGAMDKQDLNHVRAQLQSDAPSVDLRLPIAPSPEHVQALASLLDNNNIGAVLQYFAQKVASDSPLFQTAGLKDAIELGFCVDRLAPKLDLREKFTFACAPVSVDKDTELDYFKRCLSAYVAQRPMALPPAPSWLKSASPSRLEDAELLSKQISLYAWFSMKFPQVFDQGPWLPEVRSQVSRFIERSLLHQSGFGQTSREAFGTPSPGRR, from the coding sequence ATGGCTGCGCGTCGCGCTTCGTCTGTTTCCGATTCTCCCGTCCCCACTCAAGCGGGCTTGCTGCTCCATCCCCAATGGCTGGATTATCCGCGTCTGGAAGGTGTGGCTCGTCAGGTCGCCAAGAAAGCACGTTTTCAGGACCGGGCAGGCATACGGCGCGTATGGCTGAAAGCCTGGCGCTTGCCGCAGGACGCTGCCTTTTTCAATCAGATCATTGCGGCTGAGCTGGGCTTGAAGGATGCGGACCAGCGCCTGGAGTCCCAAGGTGTGCCCGAGGTCGTGATTCGGACCCTGCGCCTGCTGTATCAAATGAGCGCAGACAAGCTGGAAGCGGATATTTATGAAGTCCTGCGCGAGCAACTGCTTGAACAGCGTGGTCAATTGGCCGGAGCGATTGCCTCCCAGTCCTTGCCTTTAAGCGAGAACTGGCCCGAAGCCGAGCGCGCTCCGCGCTTGCAGGCTTTGGTGCAGGCCTGGCAATCCTTGCCCCTGGCCCAAACCTACCTATGGCAGTTGCAGGCCGAGCAGCGTGACCGTGATCAACGTGCCCAGCGCTGGGAGCAGGCCCAAAAAGAACGCGAACAAGCGCGCCAAAAAGAACAAAACGACAAGCAGCGCAAGTTCGATCAAGCCCAGGAGCGTTTGACAGCCTGGCTGAAAGAGCAGGGTTGCGAACCGCAGCGCATCACCCTGGAGGCCTTTGAGGGCCTGCAAGCCGGTGAGCCTGCTCATTGGTTCATGACGGTGTATGGCCGCAATGCCAGCGCCGCTGTATTAACCCAGGAATTCAAACTGGATGCTGAGCAGCAGGAGTTTTTGTTGCAGGCCCAGGCACAACGTCAGGAACGTCAGCGCGAGCAACGCCAGCAGCGCTGGGCCTGGGAGCAGGAGTGCATAGGGTCGGAAGAAACCATGGCCTTGCTGGGTATTACCCGGCAGGAATACGAGCTGTGGCTGGCTGATCGCCGTTTGCCCAGTACCAAGCTGGAAGTGCGTGGTGGAGCCGCTGGGGGACGTGATCGCGTTGCCCATCACCCGGATTTATTGGTGGCGATTGATCAGAACCAGATTGAACAATGGCGCGAGCAACATGCCAGCACCTTGAGCAATCGTGAACGTGCGCAGTACCAGCGAGCCGCCGACCGTGCCCGTACGCAATGGCGTCAGCAACAAGTGCTGAACCAGATCAAGAAGCAAGAAGAGTGCGATTACGAAATTGACCCGGAAGATCCACTGCGCCTGTGGTGGCACAAGGATTTGTGGCTTGCAGTGAATGTGCCCGTAGCGGGTGAACGTCAGCACTGGCGCGCCAATGTGCGTATGCAGGCCGCCGTGCCGTTGCCACGTACCGGCTCGGAGCTGGACCGATTGCCCGCCCGTGTCACGGTCTTGTTCAACACGGCGGCTCAAAACCGTTTGTCCCAGCGTCTGGAAGATTCGCTGGATGCGTTTTTGCAAACCCAGCGCCCTCTGATTGATGGCTCGTCCTTTCTGGAATTGGCCAAAGCCTTGCGCATGGCTCTGGAAGAGGGCATCGAGCAAAAGGAAATCGAGGCCGGGGATTTTGAAAAACGCCTGCTGAATGGCCCGGTGCGCCGCATTCTGGAAAGTGTAGAGCAGCAGCGCGCTCAGGACTTGATGCGTCTGGGCGACTTCCCGGAAATGTTCAGTCTGGCCCGTGGTATCCGCCGCCATCTGGTATTCCGCTTGGGGCCGACCAACTCGGGCAAGACGCACGAAGCTCTGGAAGCTCTGATGGAAGCGCGATCCGGTGTGTATCTGGCACCGCTGCGACTGCTGGCCATGGAAGTGCGTGACCGTCTGATGAATGCCGGTATCCCCTGCAATCTGGTGACGGGCGAAGAGCGCGTGATGGTGCCCGGTGCCCAGCACACCGCCTGCACGGTCGAGATGATGGACCCCACGATGGAAGTGCGCGTGGCTGTCCTGGACGAGATTCAAATGCTGCAAGACGAGCAGCGCGGCTGGGCCTGGACGGCGGCCTTGGTCGGTGTTCCGGCCCGTACTCTGTTTGTCTGTGGTGATGCCTCGGTCTTGCGTCCTTGCGAGCGTCTGGTGCGCTCCATGGAAGAGACCATGGAGCTGGAGTTTACCGAACGCAAAACCCCGCTGGAGGTCATGCCTTATCCGGTGGACCCGCCGCGTGCGACGGGCAAGCAAGGGCGCCAGGAAGCGCCGTGGCGTGGTCGCAAAGACCGTCAACGTGAAGCCCAGGGCGTCTCCAAAGGCGATGCGGTGGTGGCCTTCACCCGTAAGGATGTACTGACGCTCAGTGCTCGCTATCGCGCCCAGGGCTGGAAAGTCGCCACGATTTACGGCGCGCTGGCTCCCGAAGTGCGTCGTACCGAGTCCGAACGTTTTTCCCAAGGCGAGGCCGATGTGTTGGTCGCCACCGATGCGATTGGCATGGGTTTGAATCTGCCGATACGCCGCGTCCTGTTCTCTACCGTTCACAAGTTCGACGGCCGCTCCATGCGCGCCCTGAACGCCACCGAAGTGCGCCAGATCGCCGGACGGGCAGGCCGCTACGGTCTGTACCCCAAAGGCTATGTGGGGGCGATGGACAAGCAGGACTTGAACCATGTCCGTGCCCAATTGCAGAGCGACGCCCCCAGCGTGGATTTGCGCTTGCCCATTGCACCCAGCCCCGAGCACGTGCAGGCACTGGCGTCTTTATTGGATAACAACAATATTGGCGCGGTGCTCCAGTACTTTGCGCAGAAAGTGGCTTCCGACAGCCCCTTGTTCCAGACAGCGGGTTTGAAAGACGCTATCGAGCTGGGCTTTTGTGTAGACCGTCTGGCTCCCAAGCTGGACCTGCGCGAGAAGTTCACCTTTGCGTGTGCGCCGGTGTCCGTGGATAAAGATACGGAGCTGGATTACTTCAAGCGTTGCCTGTCGGCCTATGTGGCACAACGCCCCATGGCCTTGCCACCGGCACCGTCCTGGTTGAAATCCGCCAGTCCCTCCCGCCTGGAAGACGCGGAATTGCTGAGCAAGCAGATCAGCCTCTACGCCTGGTTCAGCATGAAGTTCCCGCAAGTGTTTGACCAGGGCCCGTGGTTGCCGGAAGTGCGCTCTCAGGTCAGCCGCTTTATTGAGCGCAGTCTGCTGCATCAAAGCGGTTTCGGGCAGACCAGCCGCGAGGCTTTTGGGACGCCGTCGCCGGGCAGACGCTGA